One Nitrospirae bacterium YQR-1 DNA window includes the following coding sequences:
- a CDS encoding TRAM domain-containing protein, translating into MAVFFRLFIFVIFVIGGYHLMKPYGFTYEGAFVGIMLGLMVLGSEYFLKKLKIGKIVGGITGLVLGITLGRLIIFPIRNLIGVYPVISYFIEAFTGYTGLLIGLIRGENLSASSIIRLFRGQGLEENLKILDTSSIIDGRIADVCDTGFLEGIFIVPQFILQELQHIADSSDSMKRSRGRRGLDVLHRIQKLSNITVRLIEEDFPKIKEVDSKLVALAKMMNAKIITTDFNLNKVAQLHDVSVLNINELANALKPVVLPGETMKVFIIKEGKESNQGVAYTEDGTMVVVENARKMIGKNIEVAVTSVLQTTAGRMIFSKPANEF; encoded by the coding sequence GTGGCGGTATTTTTCAGGCTTTTTATTTTCGTAATTTTTGTAATCGGCGGATATCATCTTATGAAGCCGTATGGCTTTACTTATGAAGGAGCCTTTGTCGGCATCATGCTGGGGCTAATGGTGTTGGGCAGCGAGTATTTTCTGAAGAAATTAAAGATTGGAAAAATTGTAGGCGGCATAACCGGCCTTGTTCTTGGAATTACATTAGGCAGACTCATCATTTTTCCTATCAGAAATCTCATAGGAGTTTACCCTGTAATATCGTATTTTATTGAAGCTTTTACCGGCTATACCGGCCTTTTAATCGGTCTTATAAGGGGCGAGAACCTTTCTGCATCCAGTATTATAAGACTTTTCAGAGGGCAGGGACTGGAGGAAAACCTTAAAATTCTTGACACCAGTTCCATTATTGACGGCAGAATAGCCGATGTTTGTGACACGGGTTTTCTCGAGGGGATTTTTATTGTTCCCCAGTTTATCCTTCAGGAGCTTCAACACATAGCGGATTCATCTGATTCAATGAAAAGGAGCAGAGGCAGACGAGGTCTTGATGTTTTGCACAGGATACAGAAACTATCCAACATAACCGTAAGGTTAATTGAGGAGGATTTCCCAAAAATCAAGGAAGTTGACTCCAAACTCGTAGCACTGGCAAAAATGATGAATGCAAAGATTATCACCACGGATTTTAATTTAAACAAGGTTGCCCAGCTTCATGACGTTTCAGTGTTAAACATCAATGAACTGGCAAATGCTCTTAAACCGGTGGTGTTACCCGGGGAGACGATGAAAGTGTTTATTATTAAAGAGGGTAAGGAGTCCAATCAGGGGGTTGCCTACACGGAGGACGGCACAATGGTGGTTGTTGAAAATGCAAGAAAGATGATAGGCAAAAACATAGAGGTTGCCGTAACGAGCGTACTTCAGACAACGGCGGGCAGGATGATCTTCTCTAAGCCGGCAAACGAATTTTAA
- the ispF gene encoding 2-C-methyl-D-erythritol 2,4-cyclodiphosphate synthase, with the protein MIRVGIGYDSHRFVKGGRLIIGGVEIPFEYGLAGHSDADVLTHSITDAIIGAAGLGDIGKLFPDTDPRWKDADSVAMLSVVIDKIKELGFEVQWTDCVVITEAPKISPYVERMKEAISKSGIQAGCINIKAKTNEKMGFIGRGEGVAAMVTCVLVQL; encoded by the coding sequence GTGATACGCGTGGGGATTGGGTATGACAGCCACAGGTTTGTAAAAGGCGGAAGACTAATCATAGGCGGTGTGGAGATACCCTTTGAGTATGGCCTTGCGGGGCACTCCGATGCTGATGTCTTAACCCACAGCATAACGGATGCCATAATAGGTGCGGCGGGGCTTGGCGACATCGGCAAACTTTTTCCAGATACCGATCCGAGGTGGAAAGATGCCGACAGTGTTGCGATGCTCTCTGTAGTTATTGATAAAATTAAAGAGCTTGGGTTTGAGGTGCAGTGGACAGACTGTGTTGTGATAACTGAGGCTCCAAAGATATCTCCTTATGTTGAGAGGATGAAAGAGGCCATATCAAAATCAGGCATACAGGCGGGCTGTATCAATATCAAAGCAAAAACCAATGAGAAAATGGGCTTTATCGGCAGGGGCGAGGGGGTGGCTGCTATGGTTACGTGTGTTCTTGTGCAACTATAA
- the ispD gene encoding 2-C-methyl-D-erythritol 4-phosphate cytidylyltransferase, translated as MFTVAVIPGAGQGSRFNSEKNKIFHTICGKPVVACVLEVFQNLDIIDEIIPVLRDCDLRDCDLIVEKYGITKVRRVAPGGRIRQQSVLNALRLIEDKSARIVVHDGARPFVTAELVLNCINSLHGCDAVVAGVNIKDTVKEVKDGLYVERTLKRQELMAVQTPQVFRHETIYRAYERAAADNLEFTDDTSAIEHYGGRVKIVPSFYGNIKITTKEDMDYAEFIVSRGGFSR; from the coding sequence ATGTTTACAGTTGCAGTGATACCGGGCGCCGGTCAGGGCAGCAGATTTAACTCTGAAAAAAATAAAATATTCCACACAATTTGCGGTAAACCTGTGGTTGCCTGTGTTTTAGAGGTATTTCAGAACCTGGACATTATTGATGAAATCATCCCGGTACTAAGAGACTGTGATTTAAGGGACTGTGATTTGATAGTTGAGAAGTATGGGATAACTAAAGTCAGGAGGGTGGCTCCCGGGGGGCGGATTCGTCAGCAATCGGTTTTAAATGCGCTTAGGTTAATTGAAGACAAAAGCGCACGGATTGTCGTCCATGACGGGGCAAGGCCGTTTGTAACGGCGGAGTTGGTGCTAAATTGTATAAATTCACTGCACGGCTGTGATGCAGTGGTGGCAGGCGTTAACATTAAAGACACGGTCAAGGAAGTTAAAGACGGCCTATATGTTGAGAGGACACTTAAGCGGCAGGAGCTGATGGCCGTGCAAACCCCGCAGGTTTTCCGGCATGAGACGATTTACAGAGCATATGAGAGGGCTGCCGCAGATAACCTTGAGTTTACAGATGACACATCGGCGATAGAGCACTACGGGGGTAGAGTAAAAATAGTACCGTCATTTTATGGAAACATCAAGATTACCACAAAGGAAGACATGGACTATGCAGAGTTTATAGTCTCACGGGGTGGATTTTCACGGTGA
- the serA gene encoding phosphoglycerate dehydrogenase: protein MRVLVSDNISARGVEILKSAGLEVEVKPGMSVQELKDCIAGYDGIVIRSATKLTADVIERAEKLKVIGRAGSGLDNVDKSAATKKGIVVMNTPGGNTITTAEHTIALLFSMARKIPQATQSMKDGKWEKKKFMGVELFNKTLGIIGIGNIGAQVAKRAIGLQMNVVGFDPFLSEETALNMGIKKVSLDELFKDSDFITVHTPMTPETKNVINTQSIAKMKTGVRIINCARGGIVDEKALLEGIKSGKVAAAALDVFEKEPPEVLSLIGLDEVVCTPHLGASTMEAQENVALAVAEQVADYLVNGTIRNAVNFPSIPQDKVAVLKPYIDLASRMGAFASQFIEHEVREINIELTGEAAEIPAEAVVIAAVKGYLNPILEETVNFVNAPIIAKERGIDVKVTKSADAGAYNTMLTLKIKCDGTDHVFSGTLFSKNDPRIIKINNYSLELIPEGIVLFINNVDKPGVIGSIGMLLGESGINIARMSFGRESKGGVAISAVSVDDDISSEIMGKIKKLANIISVKKITID from the coding sequence ATGAGGGTTTTGGTAAGTGATAACATATCGGCAAGAGGAGTGGAAATACTAAAAAGCGCCGGTCTTGAGGTTGAAGTAAAGCCTGGGATGAGTGTGCAGGAGCTTAAGGACTGCATAGCCGGTTATGACGGCATAGTGATAAGAAGCGCAACCAAACTGACAGCCGATGTAATAGAAAGAGCTGAGAAGCTGAAGGTAATAGGCAGGGCAGGCTCCGGCCTTGACAATGTGGATAAAAGTGCAGCTACTAAAAAGGGCATAGTTGTAATGAACACCCCGGGTGGAAACACCATAACAACGGCTGAGCACACTATCGCACTGCTTTTCTCTATGGCAAGAAAAATACCACAGGCCACACAGTCAATGAAAGACGGCAAGTGGGAAAAGAAAAAATTCATGGGTGTAGAGCTCTTTAATAAAACACTTGGAATCATAGGTATAGGTAATATCGGAGCACAGGTTGCAAAGCGGGCAATTGGACTTCAGATGAATGTGGTTGGGTTTGATCCGTTTCTTAGTGAGGAAACGGCTCTGAATATGGGCATAAAAAAGGTGTCTCTGGATGAGCTTTTTAAAGACTCAGATTTTATAACAGTGCATACGCCTATGACACCTGAGACGAAAAATGTAATAAATACACAGAGTATAGCAAAGATGAAAACCGGTGTGAGGATAATAAACTGTGCCCGTGGGGGCATAGTGGATGAAAAAGCCCTGCTTGAGGGCATAAAGAGCGGGAAGGTGGCGGCGGCGGCACTGGATGTGTTTGAAAAGGAGCCCCCTGAGGTGCTGTCCCTTATCGGCCTTGACGAGGTAGTCTGCACGCCGCACCTGGGCGCCTCAACCATGGAAGCCCAGGAAAACGTTGCCCTGGCTGTGGCCGAGCAGGTGGCGGATTATCTTGTAAACGGCACTATCAGAAATGCTGTGAACTTCCCCTCAATTCCTCAGGACAAAGTAGCTGTTTTGAAGCCATACATAGACCTGGCAAGCAGGATGGGCGCTTTTGCCTCTCAGTTTATTGAGCATGAGGTTAGAGAGATAAACATAGAGCTGACCGGTGAGGCCGCAGAGATCCCTGCAGAGGCGGTTGTAATAGCAGCCGTGAAGGGATATCTGAACCCCATACTTGAGGAGACCGTAAACTTTGTAAATGCTCCGATAATTGCAAAAGAGCGCGGCATTGATGTAAAGGTGACAAAGAGCGCCGATGCAGGGGCATATAACACAATGCTGACGTTAAAAATAAAATGTGACGGAACAGACCATGTATTTTCCGGCACATTGTTCAGCAAAAATGACCCTCGAATTATCAAAATCAACAACTACTCCCTTGAGTTGATTCCTGAGGGCATTGTGCTGTTTATAAATAATGTGGATAAACCCGGCGTGATAGGCAGCATAGGGATGCTGCTGGGTGAAAGCGGAATTAACATAGCCCGCATGTCCTTTGGAAGAGAATCAAAAGGCGGTGTGGCCATTTCAGCGGTAAGTGTTGATGACGATATAAGCAGCGAAATTATGGGCAAAATAAAAAAACTTGCCAATATCATAAGTGTTAAAAAAATAACCATAGATTAG
- the hypD gene encoding hydrogenase formation protein HypD, with product MNGFVKLIHDITPPKHLKLMEVCGTHTVSIFRGGIKSLLPKEITLISGPGCPVCVTSVKDIDAAISLSMTPGVILVTFGDMMHVPGGDRMSLYKAKAQGACTEVVYCPLDALKIATDNGSSKVVFFATGFETTSPSIAATIEEAGDRGIGNFYVYSSHKLVPPALSALMSSPAVDIDGFILPGHVSAIIGKEPYEFLASDYAKPGVITGFSTDDILMGIYMLLLQISDKKAEIQIQYTKVVRPEGNPKAISKIHKYFDVSDTYWRGIGQIPQSGLILKDEYSQCDAKKRFSIEIDHCNPESNACMCGDVLRGLKSPPECALFGKGCKPENPVGACMVSSEGSCAAYYRYGGAADG from the coding sequence ATGAATGGCTTTGTAAAGCTAATACATGATATAACACCACCTAAGCACCTTAAGCTCATGGAAGTATGCGGCACTCATACGGTAAGCATTTTCAGAGGCGGAATAAAATCCCTGCTTCCTAAGGAAATAACACTGATAAGCGGCCCCGGCTGCCCCGTGTGTGTGACAAGCGTTAAGGACATTGATGCTGCAATAAGTCTGTCAATGACTCCAGGTGTGATACTTGTGACCTTTGGAGATATGATGCACGTCCCCGGCGGAGACAGAATGTCTCTGTATAAGGCAAAAGCACAGGGGGCATGTACAGAGGTTGTGTACTGCCCGCTGGATGCACTTAAAATTGCAACAGACAACGGCAGTTCAAAGGTAGTGTTTTTTGCAACAGGTTTTGAGACCACCTCGCCCTCAATAGCAGCGACCATTGAGGAGGCCGGAGACAGAGGCATCGGTAATTTTTATGTTTACAGCTCCCATAAGCTTGTACCGCCGGCACTCAGCGCTCTTATGAGCTCTCCGGCGGTGGATATTGACGGTTTCATTCTCCCAGGCCACGTTAGCGCCATAATCGGTAAAGAGCCCTATGAGTTTTTGGCATCGGATTATGCCAAACCCGGTGTAATCACCGGATTTAGCACTGATGATATCTTGATGGGCATTTACATGCTGCTTTTACAAATATCTGATAAAAAAGCTGAGATACAAATACAGTACACCAAAGTGGTAAGACCGGAGGGCAACCCCAAAGCAATTTCTAAGATTCACAAGTATTTTGATGTTTCAGACACTTATTGGCGCGGGATTGGGCAAATTCCCCAAAGTGGGTTAATCCTCAAAGATGAGTATTCACAGTGCGATGCTAAGAAACGCTTTTCAATAGAGATTGACCACTGCAACCCTGAATCAAATGCCTGCATGTGTGGAGATGTTTTAAGAGGGCTGAAGAGTCCGCCTGAGTGTGCACTGTTTGGTAAGGGCTGTAAACCGGAAAATCCAGTTGGGGCCTGCATGGTAAGCTCAGAGGGCAGTTGTGCCGCATATTATCGTTATGGAGGGGCGGCGGATGGATAG
- a CDS encoding alanine--glyoxylate aminotransferase family protein, producing the protein MLKKYLLAPGPTPVPPEALLAMAMPMIHHRAPDFIPILESARKGLKWLYQTGNDVLILSCSGTGGMVASVTNFFNKDDKVLVINGGKFGERWLKIAKSYGLIPVELNVNWGYSVKPEEVAEILKKDGGIKGVFVQATETSTAVNHDIEAIGKVVKNHDSIFVVDAISSLVAHDLKTDDWGVDIMVGGSQKGLMLPPGLAFVSVSEKAWKMAEKSKLPHYYFNLKVERQKQSENQTNFTSPVTLIIGLNECIKILEKEGLQNVFDRHTRLANATRAAATALGLGLYAKENPSNSVTAIEAPAGVDGQKIYKVLRETYGVTCAGGQDAAKGKIFRIAHLGYADRFDIITAISAIEMTLRRLGAEVALGRGVAAAEELLF; encoded by the coding sequence ATGTTAAAAAAATATTTGTTAGCGCCGGGACCTACACCGGTGCCTCCGGAAGCACTCCTTGCCATGGCAATGCCCATGATTCATCACAGAGCGCCGGATTTTATCCCCATCCTTGAGTCAGCCCGCAAGGGGCTTAAGTGGCTGTATCAGACAGGCAACGACGTTTTAATCCTCAGTTGTTCCGGCACCGGCGGTATGGTCGCATCTGTTACCAACTTTTTCAATAAAGATGACAAGGTGCTTGTGATAAACGGCGGAAAATTCGGAGAGCGGTGGCTTAAGATTGCTAAGTCCTATGGGCTTATCCCTGTGGAGTTAAACGTCAACTGGGGGTATTCGGTAAAGCCTGAAGAGGTGGCTGAGATACTTAAGAAAGACGGCGGCATTAAAGGAGTGTTTGTGCAGGCAACTGAGACCTCAACCGCCGTCAATCACGATATAGAAGCTATCGGCAAAGTTGTCAAAAATCATGACTCCATATTTGTTGTTGACGCCATAAGCTCATTGGTTGCCCATGATTTAAAAACCGACGACTGGGGGGTGGATATAATGGTAGGGGGGTCTCAAAAGGGGCTAATGCTGCCACCGGGGCTTGCCTTTGTAAGTGTCTCTGAAAAAGCATGGAAAATGGCCGAAAAATCTAAACTTCCCCATTACTATTTTAACTTAAAAGTGGAAAGACAAAAACAAAGTGAAAACCAGACAAATTTTACATCGCCGGTTACCCTTATAATCGGTCTCAACGAGTGCATAAAGATTCTGGAAAAAGAGGGACTCCAAAATGTCTTTGACCGGCACACACGGCTTGCTAATGCCACCCGTGCCGCCGCCACAGCACTGGGCCTCGGCCTTTATGCAAAGGAAAATCCCAGTAACTCAGTTACCGCCATTGAGGCCCCGGCCGGTGTTGACGGGCAGAAAATCTATAAAGTACTCAGGGAGACCTATGGAGTGACATGTGCCGGAGGACAGGATGCCGCAAAGGGAAAAATATTTAGAATCGCACACCTGGGTTATGCAGACAGGTTTGATATTATTACGGCAATCTCAGCTATAGAGATGACCCTTAGGAGACTTGGCGCCGAGGTGGCCCTTGGCAGGGGCGTGGCTGCGGCTGAGGAGCTGCTCTTTTAG
- a CDS encoding PD-(D/E)XK nuclease family protein, with protein MKGVKILSSNENLIDEILSLLVTDGNDYSSNVVVFPGKRPGHFLRKAIADKDGTAFIPPLIFSMDAFVDYIYTEVLNHHERKTDTLDAIAILYKLHRQAIKPIGGDCYLGADSFLSVGIDIYKDIEELYIEHVNIEAVTEIDHIAEDALPPRTRDMLNSLSFFYKEFYAKIKTLNLSTRSTRYVKAAEEVDVDALQKFDRIIFAGFFALTKSEKEIFNKLSNAAGSRFIFQNGPGIDNLLKALNVDETADYGSGNDSPEINLISCADTHGQVFGVSSILSGNCDLSKTVIVLPLPDTLFPLLYHGISSFGETSYNVSLGYPLIRTPVYGFFQSLMETILSMEDDRVYVPDYIKFTLHPYTKNVFFKGQAELTRIVFHTIEEELSSNRARTFLKLSEIENLNGIFEKIIKKLDGSAEVIEEDSLRGHLKGIHNAFISSFLSFKNIGDFAGGCLKILSYIYDNTTAKSHPYFYPFAEAFAEALFTISRSLLKDMEFSSLSGYFNLFRKYISTCHCPFEGTPLRDLQVLGFLETRNIQFDRVIFLDTNEEIVPVAGKEDTLLPFKVRIMLGLPAYEDKERLSLYYFETLLRGAKEAHIFYVENDRKERSRFVEKILWEKQKASGRLNGHIRQIQYKIELRNQPVEPASKTPEMLEALRNTVTLSATSLDTYLRCGLMFYYRYVLSLYRRETVSGSLEIADVGLFVHKVLRDFFSAKTEGILTEDRLSIREVNHLVETAFLKSYGKDASAAAYLMKNQVKKHLGDFISGYLNVLVRNNEVKVLGVEKQLTAASEGYNIGGRIDLILSINEKIVIVDFKTSANPAAYAIRKDKLIFEDRTTWTKYIGSIQLPFYLYLFLKSRNEKIENLNAMFLMLGRNYLNEKIELPLFTAKDDVSEVYGKLSGIITALIKETNNVNIPFTPASERKSICPYCDYANLCGEYH; from the coding sequence ATGAAGGGAGTCAAAATACTATCCTCAAACGAAAACCTTATAGATGAGATTCTCTCACTGCTGGTCACGGATGGTAACGATTATTCATCCAACGTAGTGGTTTTCCCAGGCAAACGTCCCGGGCATTTTTTAAGAAAAGCAATAGCAGATAAGGACGGAACCGCATTTATACCTCCTCTGATTTTTTCAATGGATGCGTTTGTGGATTATATTTATACCGAGGTACTGAATCATCACGAAAGAAAAACGGATACGCTGGATGCCATTGCGATCCTCTATAAACTTCACAGACAGGCGATAAAGCCAATCGGCGGGGATTGTTACCTTGGCGCTGATAGTTTCCTCTCCGTGGGAATCGATATTTACAAAGATATCGAGGAGCTTTACATTGAACATGTCAACATAGAAGCTGTCACTGAGATTGACCATATAGCGGAGGATGCGCTGCCCCCCCGCACCAGAGATATGCTCAATTCGCTCTCGTTTTTCTATAAAGAATTTTATGCTAAGATAAAAACTCTGAATCTCTCCACCCGCTCGACAAGGTATGTGAAAGCCGCTGAGGAAGTTGATGTTGATGCATTACAAAAATTTGATCGAATTATTTTTGCCGGTTTTTTTGCTCTTACAAAAAGCGAAAAGGAGATATTTAATAAATTATCAAATGCGGCAGGCAGCAGGTTCATATTTCAAAACGGCCCGGGAATTGACAATCTTCTTAAGGCGCTGAATGTTGATGAGACTGCAGACTATGGCAGCGGCAATGACAGCCCTGAGATTAATCTCATAAGTTGCGCTGATACACATGGTCAGGTCTTTGGCGTAAGCAGCATTCTTAGCGGCAACTGTGATCTCAGTAAGACAGTTATAGTGCTGCCGCTTCCTGATACACTGTTTCCGCTACTCTATCACGGCATATCGTCATTTGGTGAGACCTCCTATAATGTATCGCTGGGGTATCCGTTAATACGGACTCCGGTTTATGGCTTTTTTCAAAGTCTTATGGAAACAATCCTGTCTATGGAAGACGACAGGGTATATGTGCCTGACTATATTAAGTTTACACTTCACCCATACACTAAAAACGTGTTTTTCAAAGGACAGGCTGAACTTACAAGAATAGTTTTTCACACAATAGAAGAGGAGCTTTCATCCAACAGGGCAAGGACATTTCTTAAACTCAGCGAGATAGAAAATCTAAACGGAATCTTTGAAAAAATCATCAAAAAACTTGACGGCTCAGCGGAGGTAATAGAGGAGGATAGTCTCAGAGGGCATTTAAAAGGCATTCATAATGCCTTTATCAGCAGTTTTTTGAGTTTCAAAAACATAGGTGATTTTGCCGGCGGATGCCTTAAAATTTTAAGTTATATTTATGACAATACAACGGCAAAGAGCCATCCATATTTTTATCCGTTTGCCGAGGCATTTGCCGAGGCATTATTTACAATAAGCCGAAGCCTGCTAAAGGATATGGAATTTTCCAGCCTTTCCGGTTACTTTAACCTCTTTAGAAAGTATATTTCCACCTGTCACTGTCCTTTTGAAGGCACACCGCTTCGGGACTTACAAGTGTTGGGTTTTTTGGAGACGAGAAACATACAATTTGATCGTGTGATTTTTTTAGATACCAATGAGGAGATTGTACCAGTGGCCGGAAAGGAAGATACCCTGCTTCCGTTTAAGGTACGGATTATGCTTGGGCTTCCGGCATATGAAGACAAAGAACGTCTTTCCTTGTACTACTTTGAAACCTTGTTAAGGGGTGCAAAGGAGGCACACATATTTTATGTGGAAAACGACAGAAAAGAGCGCAGCCGTTTTGTTGAAAAAATTCTGTGGGAAAAACAAAAGGCCTCAGGGCGGCTTAACGGACATATAAGACAGATTCAATATAAAATAGAATTGCGCAATCAACCTGTTGAGCCGGCATCGAAAACACCTGAAATGTTAGAGGCTCTGAGAAACACAGTTACCCTGAGTGCCACGTCACTTGATACATATCTCAGGTGCGGGCTCATGTTTTATTACCGCTACGTGCTGTCGTTATACCGGCGGGAGACTGTATCGGGAAGTCTTGAAATTGCCGATGTCGGTTTGTTTGTTCACAAGGTGCTGAGGGATTTTTTTTCAGCTAAGACTGAAGGTATCCTGACTGAAGACAGATTAAGCATACGTGAGGTCAACCATCTGGTTGAAACAGCGTTTCTTAAATCTTACGGTAAGGATGCCTCCGCAGCGGCATATCTTATGAAAAACCAGGTGAAAAAACATCTTGGTGATTTCATAAGCGGCTATCTTAATGTCCTTGTCAGAAATAATGAGGTAAAAGTCCTTGGAGTTGAGAAACAACTTACAGCCGCCTCTGAGGGATATAATATTGGGGGGCGAATAGACCTAATCCTAAGCATAAATGAAAAAATCGTCATCGTGGATTTTAAAACCTCAGCGAATCCGGCAGCTTATGCAATCCGAAAAGACAAATTAATTTTTGAAGACAGAACCACATGGACTAAATATATCGGGAGCATTCAACTGCCATTTTATCTGTATCTGTTTTTAAAAAGCCGGAATGAGAAAATAGAAAACCTTAACGCTATGTTTTTAATGCTTGGCAGAAACTACTTAAACGAAAAAATAGAATTGCCGCTTTTTACCGCTAAGGATGATGTCTCTGAGGTTTACGGCAAGTTAAGCGGCATAATTACAGCACTCATTAAAGAAACAAACAATGTAAATATTCCCTTCACGCCGGCATCTGAACGTAAAAGCATTTGCCCTTACTGTGATTATGCAAACCTTTGCGGAGAGTATCATTAA
- the hypE gene encoding hydrogenase expression/formation protein HypE — protein sequence MDRILLAHGSGGRLMHTLIEECFAPAFDLGQLCDCAILNTAAGRLAFTTDSFVVSPLFFDGGDIGTLAVNGTVNDLSVSGAKPLYLSAGFIIEEGFLVSHLAKIVQSMSKAAAVAGIKIVTGDTKVVEKGKADGIFINTSGIGLLPEGIDISPVKIKTSDVVIISGGIGNHGACIMAGRNGLSFTPPLKSDTRALNALVKEMLLCTKNIHFMRDPTRGGVATTLKEAATASGLCIKIKEQCLPIENQVRGLCDLLGLDPLYIANEGILIAIVNACDAPGLLEKMNRHPDGSNAAIIGEVLPAPSGVVILETAQGGKRIIEMLTNDQLPRIC from the coding sequence ATGGATAGAATACTATTGGCTCACGGCAGTGGCGGGAGGCTTATGCACACACTCATCGAGGAGTGCTTTGCTCCGGCTTTTGATTTAGGACAGTTGTGTGATTGCGCAATTTTAAATACCGCTGCGGGCAGGCTGGCCTTTACCACAGATTCATTTGTAGTGTCCCCGTTGTTTTTTGATGGTGGTGATATTGGAACGCTTGCAGTAAACGGTACTGTAAATGATCTGTCGGTCTCAGGAGCTAAGCCGCTATACCTTAGTGCCGGATTTATAATTGAGGAAGGTTTTTTAGTCTCACACCTGGCTAAAATAGTGCAATCTATGTCAAAGGCGGCGGCGGTGGCAGGGATTAAAATCGTAACGGGTGATACAAAGGTAGTAGAGAAAGGCAAGGCGGACGGGATTTTCATAAACACATCCGGCATCGGACTACTGCCTGAGGGCATAGATATATCCCCAGTAAAAATAAAAACATCAGATGTTGTCATAATAAGCGGCGGGATAGGTAATCACGGTGCCTGCATAATGGCCGGGCGCAACGGACTGAGTTTTACGCCACCTTTAAAGAGTGACACAAGGGCGTTAAATGCTCTGGTCAAAGAAATGCTGTTATGCACAAAAAACATACATTTCATGAGAGACCCGACACGCGGCGGCGTTGCCACCACCCTTAAAGAGGCCGCAACAGCCTCAGGCCTTTGTATAAAGATAAAAGAGCAGTGCTTACCCATCGAAAATCAGGTAAGAGGCCTGTGTGACCTTCTGGGGCTTGACCCGCTCTACATTGCCAATGAGGGGATTTTAATAGCTATAGTTAACGCCTGCGATGCTCCAGGCCTGCTTGAGAAAATGAATCGACACCCTGACGGCAGTAATGCTGCAATAATCGGCGAGGTGCTTCCTGCTCCATCGGGCGTAGTAATACTTGAAACTGCTCAAGGTGGTAAACGTATAATTGAAATGCTGACAAACGACCAACTCCCCCGGATATGTTAA